CCGCCGTGGAAAGCCAGACGCTCGACAGCGCCGACGCGCAGGCGGCGGCAGAGGCCGCAGCCCAGAATTCCGGCGTCGCCCCTCTCGATGCGTCGCCCTCCAATCCGCCGCCGCAGGTCGTGACCAACGCCGCCGGCATCTCCAACGAGAACAATTTCGAGGCCGTCTCGGCCGAACGTGATATCGAGGCCGACGCCGCGCTGATCGCGCAGAATCGCGCGCAGTATCAGCTCGTCACGCCCACCGACCTGCCGCCGCGCCCGGACAGCGACGCGCCCAATATCGTGGAATACGCCCTGCGCACCACCAACCCGGTGGGCGCGCAACTCTACGAACGCCGCGGGCGCTATGATGGCAACCGCATCGCGCGCGCCTGCGGATCGTACAACTCCTCCGATCTCGCGCAGGAGGCCTTCCTCGCCGCCGGCGGCCCCGAGCGCGACCGCCGCGGGCTCGATCCGGATGGCGACGGTTTTGCCTGCGCATGGGACCCCGCGCCGTTCCGCGCGGCGCGCGGCGGCTGACACCGCTCTGGCACCCGAGCGACAATTTCGGCCCGCGCCGGCTTGGCGTGCGGGCCGATATGGTGGTGCTGCACTACACCGCGATGGAGGGCGCCGAGGCCGCGCGCGACTGGCTCTGCGCCGCTGAATCGAGTGTCTCCGCCCATTACGTGATCGGCCGCCACGGCACCTGCTGGCAGCTTGTGCGCGAGGACATGCGCGCCTGGCACGCCGGGCTCGGCGCCTGGGGCAGCGTCGCGGAGGTCAATTCGCGCTCCATCGGCATCGAGATCGCCAATACCGGCGCCGAGCCCTTTCCCGAACCGCAGATGGCCACGCTGGAATCCCTGCTCGCCGGCATCCTCGCCCGCTGGAATATCCCGCCGGAGCGGGTGATCGGTCATTCCGACCTGGCGCTGGGGCGCAAGATCGACCCCGGCCCGCGCTTCGACTGGGCGCGGCTGGCGCGGCGCGGGCTGGCGATCCATCCCTCGCCCGCGACACCCGGCGATTTCCACGCCGAGGCCCGCCGCGCCGGTTATGTCTTCGACGACACCCAGCACGCGACCCTGCTCGCCGCCTTCCGCGACCGCTTCCGCCCCGGCGCCAGGGGCCCGCTCTGCGATGCCGACCGCGCGCTCATGGCCGGTCTCGCGGCGCGCTGGCCCGCAGACTGAGCCCTCCGCCTGAGCCCTCCGCCCGGGCGCAGCCCCGCCCTTTCATCTTTCTAAAAATACTCCCCTTTACCCCCTCTCCGAACACGCTACCGTCGGGCCAATCGCAATACCGGAGGATTCCCCCATGAAGATCATCTGGCTCGGCCATGGCTCTTTCCGCATCGAGATCGAGGATCAGGTGCTGCTGATCGACCCCTGGCTCAGCGGCAACCCCCTGCTGCCCGACGAGCGTGCCGACGAGGCCACTGCCGGGGCGACGCAGATCCTCATCACCCATGGCCATTTCGACCACACCCAGGATATCGTCGCGGTCTCGCAAAAGACCGGCCTGCCGGTCTCGGGCATCTTCGAGCTGGTCGGCCTGCTGGAATCTCAGGGCGCCACCGCTGGCCACGCCTTCAACAAGGGCGGCACGGTGCAGTTCGGCAATGTCTCGGTGAGCATGGTGCCCGCCTCGCATTCCTCCTCGATGCAGATCGACGACAAGCCGGTCTATACCGGCATGGAAACCGGCTTTGTCATCAAGGGCGAGGGCCGCACGATCTATTTCTCGGGCGATACCACGATCATGTCCGACATGGCGTGGATCGGCGAGTATTACAAACCCGATATCGGCATGC
The window above is part of the Salipiger abyssi genome. Proteins encoded here:
- a CDS encoding N-acetylmuramoyl-L-alanine amidase, whose amino-acid sequence is MGPRAVPRGARRLTPLWHPSDNFGPRRLGVRADMVVLHYTAMEGAEAARDWLCAAESSVSAHYVIGRHGTCWQLVREDMRAWHAGLGAWGSVAEVNSRSIGIEIANTGAEPFPEPQMATLESLLAGILARWNIPPERVIGHSDLALGRKIDPGPRFDWARLARRGLAIHPSPATPGDFHAEARRAGYVFDDTQHATLLAAFRDRFRPGARGPLCDADRALMAGLAARWPAD
- a CDS encoding metal-dependent hydrolase; translated protein: MKIIWLGHGSFRIEIEDQVLLIDPWLSGNPLLPDERADEATAGATQILITHGHFDHTQDIVAVSQKTGLPVSGIFELVGLLESQGATAGHAFNKGGTVQFGNVSVSMVPASHSSSMQIDDKPVYTGMETGFVIKGEGRTIYFSGDTTIMSDMAWIGEYYKPDIGMLSAGGYYTMDMEMAAWAASKYFDFKTVIPMHYRTFPALAQSAEKLAAGLPGVRVIEPEVLEPITPDPV